TGCCATGCCGACATCCTCATCCATGCGGGACGCGCACGCGCGGCGTGGCACGCCGGGCTGTGGGGCCGCTTGCCGAGACGGCGGAGGTGGGACAGGCTGGCACGGCAGTTCGCGGACCGCGGGCTGCCGTCCGGCCAGGAATGCGGACGAGGACACGGGGAGGAAGCAGCAATGGCATTGAGCAGCGGACTCGACTGGCTGCTGGACGATCTGACCAAGCGGGTGCAGAAGGTACGGCACGCGTTGGTGCTCTCCAACGACGGGCTGGTGACCGGGGCGAGCGAGAGACTGGAGCGGGAGGATGCCGAACATCTCGCGGCGGTGGCCTCGGGACTGCACAGCCTCGCGAAGGGGTCCGGGCTCCACTTCCGGATCGGCGGGGTGCGTCAGACCATGGTCGAATTCGACGACGGAGTGCTGTTCGTGACGGCCGCGGGAGACGGCAGCTGTCTGTGCGTGCTGGCGGGCGCCGACGCCGACATGGGGCAGATCGCCTACGAAATGACGTTGCTGGTCAATCGGGTAGGGGAGCATTTGGGCGTCGCGGCCCGCCAGCCGGAAAGTTATCCACAGGTC
This portion of the Streptomyces sp. 2114.4 genome encodes:
- a CDS encoding roadblock/LC7 domain-containing protein, translated to MALSSGLDWLLDDLTKRVQKVRHALVLSNDGLVTGASERLEREDAEHLAAVASGLHSLAKGSGLHFRIGGVRQTMVEFDDGVLFVTAAGDGSCLCVLAGADADMGQIAYEMTLLVNRVGEHLGVAARQPESYPQV